CCTTGTATCGTGCCTGTGGCTGTGCCAGAGATGGCAGCGGAGAAACTCAGAATATACAATATACGTTGCAGGAAGAAATGATAGGACTCTACAACTGTAAGTTGTAAGATTATGTTCTATTGGGAATGATTCTGTGTAAACCAGATGTCATGAACCCCATTGAAGTTCCTCTATTTTATTTTCTGTCTCATAGAAAGCTGGTGTGTGTTATGTATTAATAATAACTATTTCAAATAGTTTATGGAACAAAAAATAGagcttatttatcattttattagctTCTTGTATTTGCTTCTTACGGCTGGTGCTAATCGCCGAACAGTAGAAATGATAAGTATGGACCTGTATGACTGATTGCCTCGAAAGATGGGCCAATTTCTTCGTGACCGATTTATTAAATATTGCTAGAAACTCAAGTCCGAAAAATTTGAATCTAGTTATGCCAAACATTTTGGACTTGCATTTCCGGtggatatttaataaatataccattatatattagttaatttgttatattaaaatttataatcatataaatttagaaattaaaacaTTTTACACCCAAAATAGATATTCATGATTACATTGCAAATTAATGTTTCAATAAAAGAATTAGTCTCAAAATCAttgtttcaataaaaaaattagtctcAAAATAGATATTATATCTTAGGAATATAATTAATACTCCATCCGtcttaaaatacatgtccattttagaaaaaattcaaaatacttgtccgcTTCAACgtcaatgtaaatttatattttcaaaatcaactcTTTCATTCACATattactaatttttattttcaagatcAACCGCATACCACATTTTATGTTCAATTAATTgcttaatacaactcttttttctcaaaattcacttttcttaaactatgtgatttttcgAAAGTTGACATATAACTTGAAACGGATGGAGTATAATTAATTCTGTTGAAGATACTTTTAAATGATAGTTTAGGTGATCCGTAAGTAACTAATCTGCTAAAGATGCTCTTACACGATAGTTATCCTATAGGAAGGGTgaagaaatcaaaattttttttttacttaatatattataaccGTGATGAAATAGGAAagcaaagaagaagaaagatcaTGAAAAGAAATTGGCTAAAATTTCTCTGATATATTATTGTCGTGATGAAATAAGAAAGCAAAAGAGGAAAAAGAATAAAACGATAGAAGGAACGATGATGGTCCAGCACGGACAATGGAGTAAATAGAGTTAGAAAAGAACGGAAAATAgaaaagcaaagaaaaagaaagatctTGAAATGAAATTGTCTGAAATTTCTTTTTTGCTTAATATATTATTGTCGTGATGAAATAGGAAGCCAAGAGGGAAAAAATGAAACGATAGAATGAACAGTGATGGTCCAGCAGGGGCAATGGAGTAAATAGAGCTAGAGCATGTCCAATAAGTTGGATATCTCAATGAACTTTAAACTGGTATTCATGTAAcgtgtcaaaaaaattatacttcaatatcctaataattatctaaatcacTAACACattctcaaatattttaataattatttatttttagataatttttgatcattacctattttatatttatgaataaaaaattcatctcccttcttatttttttattttttctcatttttattttttaatttattattaaaacaataattaatattagaattcacactaaaaatatattacttaaattACGAAAACTCgattcatcattttatattattaataagtaagATAACGTACTTGCTCTTATAAAAGAAGGAAATCTATCTAATTGGCTCATCATCATCTCTTGTCTGTGTCCATGGCAGGGAAGACATGGGTGTTGGAGCTTAAAGCTTTGAAATGCTCCTCCCCCATGAGGTCAACAACACATTCTCCTGCCATGTTCACCACAACTACAACTAATATCAACATCTACAATGCCCATGTATGTTCTTTTTATCATCTTTTCTGTATGTATGTATGGTATGATATATATGATGACTAACCTGCTATGTTTGAATTGGATATGGAATGGAGGTAGCAAAGATTATGCCCATCACTCTCCATGAATGGATGTTCCAAGCAACAAGCAGCAGATTACAGTCCTCTGGGGACTATACAGACCCTCTCACTCCCACCTGTTTCAACTCCAGCTCTGGCTATGGACTCTCTCAGCTCCGCATTATTCAAACTTCAATCGAATCCACCTCCTTTTCACTCTGGTATTATTCGACTCCAGGTACTTACTTATCTGCCACGTGGTTGCTTCTCACCCTGCCATTCTGCAGCCTCCTCtgttatcttcttcttcttattttgTGCCTTTGGTATTTTTTCCTCCGGTTCGGACACAGACAATTATTCCGCAATCCTAATATTGCATTTTACTTTTATGAATCATACTTAGAAATTGTGTTAACTAATTAGTTTCGAAAAATAAGATTAAGGGTCAATTAGCAAGTACAATGTAACAACACTAAGCTCTGGTCCTCTGGACACCGATACAGTGCAGATAATACACTTTCTCCAACTCTCCCAActctttttagtttttttcaACTATCTGACCTGTATTTTAAAACtgctataaaatatagtttcataattaatttttaaaattttatttctttataaaaatttaaacattagacTACTATGCtgaaaaaaaaaggtttaaaataatatatgaaacgaGCATTAAAATGTGTGTTTAGCACTCCTTCCCGGAGTAAAGTACCTAGGGGATGCAGGGAGTACTTTATATTTGTAGTGATGATTCTTTTTGGCTGTGATTTGCAAAAAACAATATGGTACGTAGGTGCCAATAGAGGAACAAATAGAGGCAATAGACTGGCTTCGCGCCCAAAAGCAAGAGGATGGGTTGCTCCCTCGATGTTTCTTCTCAGGACGAAGCCACAAAAATAACAACACTCCTCCTGATTTTCTCATCAACAATCATATTAATGGCAACGACCGCAGTAATCTTAACGGTAACCACTATGATTACCATCAACACTCAAGTGACGATGATGATGACCGTGATGATAGTGTTGTTAGTGTTGCTGGATTGGGATGTGCAGTATTCTTTCGACACGTTAGTCCTTTCTCCTTCCACCATTGGCGCTCCATTAAGAGGTACTTTCCTCTTTTGGTCTAATCACCTTACACATCCTATTGGtttattcattttatttattcgTTTAAGGGTGATTAATGAAAGAGAATGATGTTGGTGACCTTTAGTAACTAAGTACACACGAGTTATTGTAGTATGAAACTTATAAATTGTGTACAACTTAAGTTCAACTTAAATTAACTTAACATAATTTACAACATTGCAATTTTGAAATGTTATAAACTATGTTATGTCCTATGACTTTCACTATTGAGGGAGCCTATAACTGTTGACATGGTAATTTGATTATAAGGTTTCTTTCTAAGAAGTGCCCACTGATTCGTGCTTATGGGGCTATCCGCTTTGATGCAACGGCTCATATATCATCTGAATGGAAGGCTTTTGGTTCATTTTACTTCATGGTTCCACAGGTATAGTACTTTTTCCAgtcagttattttttatttgccaCATATGTGATATGACATGTCAATTGGTCAAAGTTCTTTAGAGTGTGCATAAATGATACATTGACTGGATTCTGGATAACAGGTTGAGTTTGATGAATTGGAAGGAAGCTCGATGCTTGCTACAACTATCGCTTGGGATAATGCACTGTTCTGGACATTTGGAATGGCTATATCCCAGCTTCAAGACACAATGCGACAGGTTCCTTGATCTTTGTTTTTAAAGTGAATCTTTTTGTCCTTGAGCAAAAATGAAAGTGGAATTCGCTCAACAGATTATAAATGAAATGGCCTGTTTGGGAACCaggatttcatttcaaattctggatttgatcaaataacttgtttgggaatttggatttggatttcatttgaaatccacacATTCAAATGTTAGTATAAATGTGAGAATTTGAAATCACAactcaaatcctgtcatttgaaatccatcatttgaaatgaaatacatgtttccaaacggccccttattGAATTTGTGCATGTGTGTAaaaatcttttgattttatgGAATGTTGCAGATTTCCTCTGCCATTGTGAGGTTAAGTAAAGAAGTTCCTAATACATTAATCGTCAGCAATAATCATGTTCCAAGTAAGAGTTATTGGGATCTTTCTGTTAATAGGGCTTTACAGATGATAAGCAGGAACAACTCATCACTCATTAAGGTAGTATGAGTATTGTTTATTCTACATCTTTCCAGTTCGTCATTTACCTCTTTATAGTTACCCTTCTAAAAGTCTGCCATGTAATTCCTCACACTTTTGCTAAAAATCAGGTCGTACTTGCACGTAGCAGCAGGGTGTTAACGAATCCTGATATCGACCCTTTAATATGGTTGGCTTGTTTACAGGTGTTGCTTGTTTGTTCTTAGACACATAACCTTTTATGTTGGATATGTTCCGTCACATGTGTTCTCACTCTTAATATACCTAGGTTGAAGGAGAGAATTCTTATCAGTTCTGTCTTCAGCCTCCTGATGCACCAGCATTTATTGGTAACACTGTAAGTGCAACTCAGCACGTGAAAACTTGATGAATGTAAAATGCCTGCACACTTGTCCATAATTATATGTAAGCTTCCATAACTGCACACACACCTTGTCCTGTATAAACACAATACTATTAATATACAATTTCAAGTTGTAAAATgtgttcttgttttttttgGATAGAAACAAAGGGGAAAATCAACAAATTAACTATAGCTTATATAAGCAATTTAAATCGCTCTTGATcacaattaaattttaacttactCAGAGCATTTGCAGATTTGCTGTGACCTATATTCTGGCATAAGGGTAATAATCACTAAAGCTATGgtacatattatatttagataAACTTAAAAGCTCTTTTGTTTATACTGTTACTATTCTTATGCATATTTCTTGTTAACTCACATATTGAGATCCCACGACATCACACATGTATATATCATATTTGCATTTTGCTGTCCTTTAAGCACTTTTGACACTTGGTATTTCTTATACTGCATTGGTTTGTGTTCTTGTACTTGTAAGTATTCTGTTGTTTCTTGTTGCTCTGTTTTTTCTTGTTGCTGTTATTGATAGCTGTATTGTTAATCTCTTTTGTAACTTTGTATATAGCCAGAGCAATTGTTTCACCGAGACTCGCTCAGTATATGTAGTGAAGCTTTGGCTGGAACCCGAGCTAGAGGTGACTCGGAGGCCCTTGATCTTCAGATTGAATTTGATCTACTTTCCAGGTAAAATCGTAAATGGTTCTTTCTTAGTTAGTGGTGATCATAGCCATGTGTTTCACTGTGACCTTaagtttcaataatttttttactaattcAAATTTGCAGTCGCAAGGACCACCGCGAGTTTACTATAGTGCGCGAATGCATAAGAAGGAAACTAGAGGCAAGTGTAATGTTTGCACAGAACATGATTAGCAAgtctattttgtttttttgttgatgCTTGCAGTTGTTGAAAGTTTTGACATTTATATTGCTATGTTATATGAACTAAGATCTATCTCACTCTCCCTCCCTCCTGACTCTCACTATCACTCTCTTCCTCCCtccacacacacacaggcaGTGGCCTCAATGTAGTGGTGGTGGTACCAGCTTCAGCCAACATTTGACTCGAGGGCTGTAAAAGAACTGAAAAAAAGAAGTTCAGTGGTTGATAGAGAGAAAGTATAGTAGTCCTCAGCACAAGTAAAAGATTTGAGTGCTCCTATGTGCCTTCTAtgaaaactttgaaaaaaaGAAGTTAAGTGGTTGATGCTGTAGAAAGATTAAAAATCCTGAGCACATGTATTTTCTTTAGCAACTTTGATTAAATAACATTTCATTGTAAAATTTACTTGTCTTAAAAATTGGATAGAGATTTGTACTATTGagcatatatatttatgttgacTTGATGCTTCAATGTATGCAAGTATGTTGTTAGCTTTACCTGCTCCAATTCATGTTATTGTTCTGCTTTGTAGGCGGTTTGTGAAAATGTATCGATTGAACCAAATAAAGCTATACGGAAACTTCGAAGAGTTCAACATCTCTATGCTCATTTGACTGGGAGACTAAGAAGTGAAGACGACGAGGTAAACTCTCAAGTGCTAGTAATTTCATGTTCCAATTTACTTACATTTCATTTGCtagtaatttataattatcaACCTAATAAACTTGTCcttgattagtaatttggtCCTTTATCTTTTCTTCTTTGGTTGTTACTGGATAGTTGATAATACCATGGGAAACTTCAAATGTTACTATGTTAGTAGTAATTTACTTGTTTGATGCTTGTTTGAATTCTAATTGTTTTTTCTTTCCAGTATTATATTTTGTCTTCTCTTCATCCAAGTCCTGCAGTTTGCGGGTTCCCGACAGAAGAGGCCAGACTTTTAATAACAGAAACTGGTATGTGTTCTTTTCATCAGCTTGTAGTCTTCTACTTTTATAATCATTTAGGTCTAATTTAGTCCAGTTCAAtttcaataataattatatcaGATATTATTCTTGGATGGTTCATTAAACATCTCTAAAGTAGAGAGCATACATACTTCAGATTTATTATTGACCAAATACGTAAAAGATGGTGACTTATTACAAATGCAGATGGTCTAGATGAATAGTATACTGGATGCACAACCTGTATAAAACAGAGGTAATATATATTAAGCTAAGAAGTCACCCTGTAACCAGTGTACTAGGCTTCTTCACCACAAGATGGATTCTGCAGCATAATAAGATTTCAGTTGCTCCTCCAAACTCTGctctgtttttttatttctcatttttaGCTCCATATGTTTATGTCTGCAAGGCTGTTTGGTCAACCTTCTGCAAATGGGAATTTTAGTGGTGCAACAAATTGCTACTTGACTCCCTTTTgtcattttttagttttttcacATAACATTTCATGTTGAAGACTTGTTTGTGGTGACTTCCCACAGGAGTTCACTCAAGTCCTATCATTATATATCCAGTATTCCTGCACCttcatatgtatattttttcattACTCCATTCTAATCAGACATAATGTTGTATAGAAATGTTTGACCGAGGGATGTATGCGGGTCCTGTTGGTTGGTTTGGAGGAGGAGAGAGTGAGTTTGCAGTTGGTATAAGGTCAGCATTGGTAGAAAAGGTGAGCTAAGAAATGGCCCATTGTTTACCATGAACTTGCAATATCTCCTATAATTTTGTTGAATATGTGGTCATGCCAAATTGCCTATAAAACTTTGGTTTGTTGAGAATTGTTATCATAATCAGGGGCGCTGCTGGGGAGCGCAAGCGACTGCACAGGGGCCCCGAATTTTAATTCCatgcatatatacatattgAAAGTGTTGTTGATGTGATACAAAATATGTAAGAAGAACATATCTTTTTAAATGCATGTTTGTGAGCATGCTTCTTGTTTACTATGTGTTTTGATAGTTCTATTTATCTAAGaaaaaagatttatatatatgttgaagtAAAAATTAGGGTCTCAATATTGAGATTTCACACTGTGCTCCCAATTATTTTACCGCGCCCCTATCATAATCTAGGAAACTGAGATGTTTTTTCTCTAATGTTTTATGGTTTTAGCAACTGGACTTGCTCAGCAATCTTGTTActgaaaaaatacaaatattataggGACATGGTGCATTATTTTATGCTGGGACTGGGATAGTGGAAGGAAGTAATTCATCCCAGGAGTGGGAAGAACTGGAGCTGAAGACATCTCAGGTTGGTCAATTATGTTCGAGCATGCATGTTTTCACTTGTTCTCTCTATAACTTGGAAGACAAGTGCAAACTTAAGCActtgaataaatatatttcattttgattttctctttcttttattcTTCTTTGGATCCAAGAGCTCCTTCTTTACATTGTGCCTTGGCCTGCAGTTCACTAAGTTGATGAAACTAGAAGCTCTGTCACTTGATACAAAAAGAGGATGAAATGGAGAGTTTAAACTGGGAAGGTTTGTTATTATGGGCGTTATGACTGGAATAGAAAACTTTGAAAGCACCATAATCATCCTAAACTACGCTTTGTTAACTTCATTTTTTAGGAGTATTGTTGTATACATGTTCTAACCAAATGGATTCTGGCACACAGGTAATAGATTAATCAAGCTGCTATCTTGGTTCAATATTGTGGCCTTTTTCATTTTTGGTTCAGAAAACACGCGAGTGCTTAGAAAGCAGCTCTTTTTCACTCCAAGTAGCAGCTAAATTTGTATAGGGAACCAGGAGTTGATAGTTCAGCCTTGTTGTATAGGTGTTTCCAACAGAAGAACACGAACACTTAAAGAGCATATAAGAGCATATTAGTCGTTCATTTTGTTGTCTTCTTTGTCATACAACCAGACAGTAGTAGATCTCGACATTGTTTAGGCTATATTATCAAAATAAGTGAGTGATTGCGACCTTGAGCATGATTAAGCCTTCTTGGTCATCTTGATCTTGCACTGCCAGATAAAGAGGTCGGTTAAGAATTGAAAAAGTTGGCTTTTGGAATTCTGATAGAATTATAGTTGACAAGGGAGATGCACATTGCATATATCTCCAGGTTAAAATTGTACTAACCTTAATAACTGTTAAGTGTATAGATATTCCTTGTAGCTTTAGTGTGATGTTACCATAAAATATTCCTTGTAGCTCTTGTGATATTACTATGGCTTTTAAGTTTCAGCAATGCAAATACACAGTTCACTTGCTTGTTTTTACCTTCACATTTTAGCAACATGTTTATTTTGGATTGCCCTGTGTGTCTTACctcatattttttgttaatttcaaTCATCAGtagttataataaaatattgatgttGAATTAAGACTATtactttaaagtttaaacaCCACATATGAACATCAATTTATATTGGGTAAGATACTTTCACTTTTATATATGCCCTaaccttttaaatttttgtcaTTTCAAAAGGGATCGAATCCAGTCTCATTCTCATCTGCTATTTGATCAATCAAACATTGCATGAAAAGGTAAAAATTAGAGGAATTAAGTTTACAAAAACAAGTGTGGAGATGCGGGGTATCGATCCCCGTACCTCTCGCATGCTAAGCGAGCGCTCTACCATCTGAGCTACATCCCCGATATGTTTAATATTTCCTCTTATTACTAGTACTACGTGTCTCAAATGTCATGTTTTGGAAGAGAAATGATGCACACTAGATAATTTTGCAAGAAGTTTACCGGTTTGGTTAAaaactcattttttatttttatttttaatatcagGTGGTGTGTGGATCAGGTTTTAAAAGAATtcccaaaaatatataatcataaaataattttgaaaataatattttgataaaaaatgtatagatcTCAACGATATCATGTCAGACCGTCTTAGATCCAACACATGACATGTAAATCGGACTCACTAAGCGATAAGATCGTATCGATAGTTGTGACATGTAAATTGGACACATCGAGGGACAAAATAATATTGATATTTGAAGTggtgatttttaaaatctaatattacaTGTGGTATAACACTACTAGAAATTTTGCATTAGACATCGCCTAAAAACCGATGTCCTGGTTTTTTTTAGGCGATGTCTTTGTCGGTGATGTCTATAGTACCCATtttagacatcggctaaaaggCGATGTCTTAAACACAATAGAcatcaaatttaaataaataatcgaTGTCTGAAACATCatagaaatcagtttttaaTCTAAAGTCGATGTGTAAACCAAATTCAGACATCATCTCTGATAAAATTTATGATGTTAAAAACCCATAAGACATCATCTCATATTATATAGTCTATGCCAATAAGCTAGTTTCacatcattttttttcaatGTAGTGATGTTGAAAGGACTTTTAGACGTCTTCTAGTTTCTTATTAGGTGATGTTAAAGATATACTAGACATCATTTTATGGCGTTTTATCTGATGTAAAATATAGGTATAGACATCAATATATTTAGAGTATATGATGTGTAATATGCAGTTTAGACATAGTTTTTTGCCAAACCAAGAAGCTACCAGATCCAAATTACTGcataatatcaattatatacatatccAGCCAACCAATATCCAAACATCAAAAAGTACAACATTTTCATCTAATCCAAACATCAATTACAAGAAATATTTTCATCAGCTTCAGATGCTTCTCCACCACCGTGCTGAAGTTTATGATTTGACTGAACTAATAGATAGAGTACAAGTAAACAGCTTCACCTGTGATTGAATTGACAATTGTCATCAGCCCCTCAACTAGGCAAAATCTGCCAATGTTCACATGCACAT
This genomic window from Daucus carota subsp. sativus chromosome 7, DH1 v3.0, whole genome shotgun sequence contains:
- the LOC108192339 gene encoding isochorismate synthase, chloroplastic isoform X1, which gives rise to MAGKTWVLELKALKCSSPMRSTTHSPAMFTTTTTNINIYNAHQRLCPSLSMNGCSKQQAADYSPLGTIQTLSLPPVSTPALAMDSLSSALFKLQSNPPPFHSGIIRLQVPIEEQIEAIDWLRAQKQEDGLLPRCFFSGRSHKNNNTPPDFLINNHINGNDRSNLNGNHYDYHQHSSDDDDDRDDSVVSVAGLGCAVFFRHVSPFSFHHWRSIKRFLSKKCPLIRAYGAIRFDATAHISSEWKAFGSFYFMVPQVEFDELEGSSMLATTIAWDNALFWTFGMAISQLQDTMRQISSAIVRLSKEVPNTLIVSNNHVPSKSYWDLSVNRALQMISRNNSSLIKVVLARSSRVLTNPDIDPLIWLACLQVEGENSYQFCLQPPDAPAFIGNTPEQLFHRDSLSICSEALAGTRARGDSEALDLQIEFDLLSSRKDHREFTIVRECIRRKLEAVCENVSIEPNKAIRKLRRVQHLYAHLTGRLRSEDDEYYILSSLHPSPAVCGFPTEEARLLITETEMFDRGMYAGPVGWFGGGESEFAVGIRSALVEKGHGALFYAGTGIVEGSNSSQEWEELELKTSQFTKLMKLEALSLDTKRG
- the LOC108192339 gene encoding isochorismate synthase, chloroplastic isoform X2 is translated as MNGCSKQQAADYSPLGTIQTLSLPPVSTPALAMDSLSSALFKLQSNPPPFHSGIIRLQVPIEEQIEAIDWLRAQKQEDGLLPRCFFSGRSHKNNNTPPDFLINNHINGNDRSNLNGNHYDYHQHSSDDDDDRDDSVVSVAGLGCAVFFRHVSPFSFHHWRSIKRFLSKKCPLIRAYGAIRFDATAHISSEWKAFGSFYFMVPQVEFDELEGSSMLATTIAWDNALFWTFGMAISQLQDTMRQISSAIVRLSKEVPNTLIVSNNHVPSKSYWDLSVNRALQMISRNNSSLIKVVLARSSRVLTNPDIDPLIWLACLQVEGENSYQFCLQPPDAPAFIGNTPEQLFHRDSLSICSEALAGTRARGDSEALDLQIEFDLLSSRKDHREFTIVRECIRRKLEAVCENVSIEPNKAIRKLRRVQHLYAHLTGRLRSEDDEYYILSSLHPSPAVCGFPTEEARLLITETEMFDRGMYAGPVGWFGGGESEFAVGIRSALVEKGHGALFYAGTGIVEGSNSSQEWEELELKTSQFTKLMKLEALSLDTKRG